From a region of the Prevotella melaninogenica genome:
- a CDS encoding GIN domain-containing protein — MKTTLAKLVNISLIIAACLFLFSSCIRKKGDFGKVVTKNISVEKFQELEVAALVPVHIIQGKKCSIKVKGKERLLSYLDFDVIDGKLTVQIKNPDSAFGQLFFPFSMEKVNSNIEVYITAPTLTHINLYGSNPIIFSDSITLDNLIINSDFGCNVTINKMRINQLNFVIADDMGINIKSLTAKQANFDISGNGKIRLNSGHIDNTSFSIAGNADLKIRNLTAKKARFAVPGNADLDVNFNRTDTASFYIMGNTDAKITGTTRLPIQMIEGGKAVIKNETTRIK, encoded by the coding sequence ATGAAGACAACATTAGCAAAATTAGTAAATATCAGCCTTATCATCGCTGCTTGCCTATTCCTTTTCAGTTCTTGTATTCGCAAGAAAGGGGATTTTGGTAAGGTCGTAACCAAGAATATTTCTGTTGAAAAGTTCCAGGAATTAGAGGTTGCAGCATTAGTTCCAGTTCATATCATACAAGGTAAGAAATGTAGTATAAAGGTAAAAGGAAAGGAAAGATTGCTTTCATATTTGGATTTTGATGTCATTGATGGCAAATTGACAGTACAAATAAAGAACCCAGATTCTGCATTTGGTCAGCTATTCTTTCCCTTTAGCATGGAGAAAGTAAATAGCAATATTGAAGTTTATATTACTGCTCCCACCTTAACACACATAAATTTGTACGGCTCTAACCCGATTATTTTCTCAGACTCTATTACACTTGATAATTTGATAATTAATTCTGATTTTGGTTGTAATGTTACTATAAATAAGATGAGAATTAATCAATTGAACTTTGTCATAGCTGATGATATGGGTATAAATATTAAGAGCCTAACCGCTAAGCAAGCCAATTTTGATATCTCTGGGAATGGTAAAATAAGACTGAACTCAGGGCATATTGACAATACCTCTTTCTCCATAGCAGGTAATGCTGACCTGAAAATCAGAAATCTGACAGCTAAGAAAGCCCGCTTTGCTGTTCCGGGGAATGCAGACTTAGACGTAAACTTCAACCGCACAGACACAGCATCCTTCTATATAATGGGTAATACAGATGCCAAGATCACGGGAACAACACGTCTGCCTATACAAATGATAGAAGGGGGTAAAGCCGTTATCAAGAATGAAACAACAAGAATTAAATAA
- the recA gene encoding recombinase RecA yields the protein MAKEDTSTTSAAEGKLKALQAAMSKIEKDFGKGSIMRMGDEQIEQVEVIPTGSVALDTALGVGGYPRGRIIEIYGPESSGKTTLAIHAIAEAQKQGGIAAFIDAEHAFDRFYAEKLGVDVDNLWISQPDNGEQALEIADQLIRSSAIDILVVDSVAALTPKKEIEGDMGDSAVGLQARLMSQALRKLTSTIAKTNTCCIFINQLREKIGMMFGNPETTTGGNALKFYSSVRLDIRRVTSIKDGDQVIGNQVRVKIVKNKVAPPFRKAEFEITFGEGISKIGEIVDLGVQYGIIQKSGSWFSYNGTKLAQGRDATKTMIKDNPELAEELEGLIKNAIIEQTK from the coding sequence ATGGCAAAAGAAGATACAAGTACGACATCGGCAGCTGAAGGAAAACTGAAAGCATTGCAAGCTGCAATGTCTAAGATAGAAAAAGACTTTGGTAAAGGGTCCATCATGCGTATGGGCGACGAACAAATAGAACAGGTGGAGGTTATCCCAACAGGTAGTGTTGCGCTCGACACAGCACTCGGTGTAGGCGGTTATCCACGTGGTAGAATCATTGAGATTTATGGTCCGGAAAGTTCTGGTAAGACAACATTAGCTATCCATGCCATTGCTGAGGCACAGAAGCAGGGTGGTATTGCAGCCTTCATTGATGCTGAGCACGCATTCGACCGTTTCTATGCAGAGAAGTTAGGCGTAGATGTTGATAATCTTTGGATTTCACAGCCAGACAATGGTGAGCAGGCTTTAGAGATTGCAGACCAGCTGATTCGCTCTTCTGCTATTGACATTCTCGTTGTCGACTCAGTTGCTGCTTTGACTCCAAAGAAGGAGATTGAGGGTGACATGGGTGACTCTGCAGTAGGTTTACAGGCAAGATTGATGAGTCAGGCATTGCGTAAACTTACTTCAACTATCGCAAAAACTAATACTTGCTGCATCTTCATCAACCAGTTGCGTGAGAAGATTGGCATGATGTTTGGTAATCCAGAGACAACAACAGGTGGTAACGCACTGAAGTTCTATAGCTCTGTACGCCTTGACATCCGCCGTGTTACATCTATTAAGGATGGCGATCAGGTTATCGGTAATCAGGTTCGTGTGAAGATAGTAAAGAATAAGGTTGCTCCTCCTTTCCGCAAGGCAGAGTTCGAGATTACCTTCGGTGAAGGTATTTCAAAGATTGGTGAGATTGTTGACTTGGGCGTTCAGTATGGTATCATTCAGAAGAGTGGTAGCTGGTTTAGCTACAATGGAACCAAACTTGCACAGGGACGTGATGCAACTAAGACTATGATTAAGGATAATCCAGAACTTGCAGAAGAACTGGAGGGCTTGATTAAGAATGCTATCATCGAACAGACGAAGTAA
- a CDS encoding biopolymer transporter, with amino-acid sequence MKKVFIMAIAVAAMTLASCNNGKTNAPKANADSDTTESVATDSATTAAAPASADQLIDQLNEKVKAKDDKGVAALLTAAQTKMAELAQKDPKEAQAYVAKLQQWMQSNSENIKAALKSSGNEAAANAVGAAIDAASKADPKAITEGMSKAKEAMQSASPEQVEAAKKAAKEAAEKMQGKSGEAAQKAMKDLGL; translated from the coding sequence ATGAAGAAAGTATTTATTATGGCTATTGCTGTAGCAGCAATGACCCTCGCAAGTTGTAACAACGGTAAGACTAATGCTCCTAAGGCTAATGCAGACTCAGACACAACAGAGTCAGTGGCAACTGATTCAGCAACAACTGCAGCAGCTCCAGCCTCAGCTGATCAGCTCATCGATCAACTCAACGAGAAAGTAAAGGCTAAGGACGATAAGGGTGTAGCTGCATTGCTTACAGCAGCACAGACCAAAATGGCTGAATTGGCACAGAAGGATCCAAAAGAGGCACAGGCTTATGTTGCAAAACTTCAGCAGTGGATGCAGAGTAACTCTGAGAATATTAAGGCTGCTTTGAAGTCTTCTGGTAATGAAGCTGCTGCTAACGCAGTTGGTGCTGCTATCGACGCTGCATCAAAGGCAGACCCAAAGGCTATTACCGAAGGTATGTCAAAGGCTAAGGAAGCTATGCAATCAGCATCACCTGAGCAGGTAGAAGCTGCTAAGAAGGCTGCCAAGGAAGCTGCAGAAAAGATGCAGGGCAAGTCTGGCGAGGCTGCACAGAAGGCAATGAAAGACTTAGGTCTTTAA
- a CDS encoding GntR family transcriptional regulator gives MNFENNKAIYEQMADRLCDEIIAGTYKADDRIPSVREYAVMLQVNTNTAVKAYELLSREEIIYNRRGLGYFVSADAREQIMTTRRKTFLTQSLPSIFREMNLLGITIEEIEKEWNKAQRQ, from the coding sequence ATGAATTTCGAAAATAATAAGGCTATCTATGAGCAAATGGCTGACCGCCTTTGTGATGAGATCATAGCTGGAACCTATAAAGCTGACGACCGAATACCGTCTGTCCGGGAGTATGCCGTTATGCTGCAGGTGAATACCAACACTGCAGTGAAGGCCTACGAGCTACTCTCTCGTGAGGAGATAATATACAACAGGCGTGGACTTGGTTACTTTGTTTCGGCTGATGCACGTGAGCAAATTATGACTACTCGACGTAAAACATTCCTTACTCAGTCTCTCCCTTCCATCTTCCGTGAGATGAATCTGTTAGGAATCACAATAGAAGAGATTGAGAAAGAATGGAATAAAGCGCAACGGCAATAG
- a CDS encoding ATP-binding cassette domain-containing protein — MIQVNELTFSYPKSKHNVFEGLNLQLNENRIYGLLGKNGTGKSTLLYLIAGLLKPKKGSVIVDGYTASCRYPEMLEELYIVPEEYDLPNMSLSKYAKIHEDFYPRFSEEVLEKCLSDFEMSSDLDFKQLSMGQKKKVYMSFALATGCRILLMDEPTNGLDIPSKALFRKVVAGNMAEDASLFISTHQVHDVEQLLDHIIILDNSQIIVNASTEDITNDYTFGICQTNEMGDDVLYAEPSIQGNNVIARRQEGDSETTINLELLFNAATAGKLK, encoded by the coding sequence ATGATTCAAGTAAATGAACTTACTTTCAGCTATCCTAAAAGCAAGCACAACGTGTTTGAGGGGTTGAATCTACAACTCAATGAGAACCGAATTTATGGTCTGTTAGGCAAGAACGGAACAGGAAAGAGTACGCTGTTATATCTTATAGCAGGACTTCTGAAACCGAAGAAGGGTAGTGTTATCGTTGATGGTTACACCGCTTCATGCCGTTATCCAGAAATGTTAGAGGAACTGTATATTGTACCTGAGGAGTATGACTTGCCCAATATGTCACTCAGTAAGTATGCTAAGATTCATGAAGACTTCTACCCTCGATTTAGCGAGGAGGTTCTTGAAAAGTGCTTATCAGACTTCGAGATGTCCTCTGATCTCGACTTTAAGCAACTCTCTATGGGACAGAAAAAGAAGGTTTATATGAGTTTTGCACTCGCTACAGGTTGTCGTATTCTTCTGATGGATGAGCCTACTAACGGACTTGATATTCCTTCAAAGGCTCTTTTCCGTAAGGTAGTTGCTGGCAATATGGCAGAAGACGCCTCGCTGTTTATCTCTACTCATCAGGTGCATGATGTTGAGCAGTTGCTTGACCATATCATCATCCTTGACAATTCACAAATAATTGTGAACGCATCAACTGAGGATATAACAAATGATTACACCTTCGGTATTTGTCAAACCAATGAGATGGGAGATGACGTACTCTACGCGGAGCCTTCGATTCAGGGCAATAATGTGATTGCTCGACGTCAGGAGGGAGATAGCGAGACAACTATTAATCTTGAATTGTTGTTCAATGCAGCAACAGCAGGTAAACTTAAATAA
- a CDS encoding DEAD/DEAH box helicase, which translates to MLVQLIKAVGGKTEIHSNMVAELDDLQRVDVQPCITLRVVSTANNCFQLTALVRISDSLSFVPGKGNVTTIAEQEHKKVQLVRNLKKERDYLKAINEGLIEVEFFDEGEAWKPQSITDSITLPIYTMLPFIQWCKEHRDICIMEWAEGSKIKYYPGISSSAAHISFKSKNNWFEVEGDIEISEGQVISLQKLLGMMHQSAHQKYILVGDNEFITISTQLSRILKRLDTVTTENRSHLQIAPTAVSLLGDLLDDTSLNIKRNETMDALRQRIEACSKKIPVVPKTLQAQLRDYQEEGFEWMSRLTAWGAGVCLADDMGLGKTVQTIALLLEQSENGASLIVAPSSVVPNWRNELQRFAPTLNLTILNQSEDRSKDIKEAKAGDVIITTYGLLNIQQDDLTGREWNVVCLDEAHTIKNANTKMSKSAMLLNAQRKVILTGTPIQNHLAELWNLFQFINPGLLGSAEQFKKKFILPIEGDNDKARQSQLRRLISPFLLRRTKAEVIDELPAKNEIKLPVELSSEEMAMYEVKRRETETKILENKADKVSTLAEITHLRQMACSCSLVDKKWKLPSSKVLAFIDLAESLNDSGNRALVFSQFTSFFEEVRKAMDKAKLPYLYLDGSTPMAIREKLVKEFQSGKCPFFLISLKAGGLGLNLTGANYVIHLDPWWNPAIEQQATDRAYRIGQKQDVTVYRLISQHTIEEKILRLHKTKRNLSDSLLEGSDISHALTQEELLELLQDNR; encoded by the coding sequence TTGCTGGTTCAGCTGATTAAAGCTGTAGGTGGAAAGACGGAAATCCACTCTAATATGGTGGCTGAGCTTGACGATTTACAGCGTGTTGATGTGCAACCTTGTATAACGCTCCGTGTTGTTTCCACTGCTAACAACTGTTTCCAACTTACTGCTTTGGTGCGTATCTCTGATAGCCTTTCCTTTGTTCCGGGAAAGGGAAATGTCACCACTATTGCAGAACAAGAGCATAAGAAAGTGCAATTAGTTCGTAACCTAAAGAAAGAGCGAGATTATCTTAAAGCGATTAATGAGGGTCTAATTGAGGTAGAGTTCTTTGATGAAGGCGAAGCATGGAAGCCTCAAAGTATTACGGATTCGATAACACTTCCTATCTACACGATGCTACCTTTTATTCAGTGGTGTAAAGAACACCGTGATATTTGCATAATGGAATGGGCTGAAGGTAGTAAGATAAAGTATTATCCGGGCATCAGCAGTAGTGCTGCTCATATTTCTTTTAAATCAAAGAATAACTGGTTTGAGGTCGAAGGTGATATTGAAATTAGCGAGGGGCAGGTCATTTCCCTTCAAAAGCTGCTCGGAATGATGCATCAGAGTGCTCATCAGAAGTATATTCTTGTCGGTGATAATGAATTTATTACGATAAGCACCCAGCTCTCACGCATACTTAAACGACTTGACACAGTAACGACCGAGAATCGTTCACATCTGCAGATAGCACCTACTGCAGTCTCTTTGTTAGGCGACTTGCTGGATGATACATCCTTGAATATAAAGCGTAATGAGACTATGGATGCCTTACGTCAGCGCATTGAAGCGTGCAGTAAGAAGATCCCAGTTGTACCCAAGACCTTGCAGGCACAGTTACGTGACTATCAGGAAGAGGGATTTGAATGGATGTCAAGATTGACAGCGTGGGGAGCTGGTGTCTGTCTGGCTGATGATATGGGATTAGGAAAGACCGTTCAGACTATCGCCCTACTTCTTGAACAGAGCGAAAACGGAGCTTCGCTGATTGTGGCACCATCCTCTGTCGTACCTAACTGGCGCAATGAACTTCAGCGATTTGCACCGACGTTGAATCTCACTATTCTCAATCAGAGTGAGGATCGTTCAAAAGATATTAAGGAGGCAAAGGCAGGAGATGTTATTATCACCACGTATGGTTTGTTGAATATTCAGCAGGATGACCTCACTGGGAGGGAATGGAACGTAGTCTGTCTTGATGAAGCACATACCATCAAGAATGCCAATACGAAGATGTCAAAATCAGCTATGCTGTTGAATGCACAACGCAAAGTTATCCTTACGGGTACTCCTATTCAAAACCATCTTGCAGAGTTGTGGAATCTCTTCCAGTTTATTAACCCTGGTCTTTTAGGAAGTGCAGAACAGTTCAAGAAGAAGTTTATCCTGCCTATTGAAGGAGATAACGACAAAGCACGCCAAAGCCAGTTACGTCGTCTGATTTCTCCGTTCCTTTTACGTAGAACGAAAGCAGAAGTCATTGACGAATTACCAGCAAAGAACGAAATAAAACTCCCTGTTGAACTATCATCGGAGGAGATGGCTATGTATGAGGTTAAAAGGAGAGAAACAGAGACGAAGATTCTTGAAAATAAAGCTGACAAAGTAAGTACGTTGGCAGAGATTACTCATTTGCGCCAGATGGCGTGTAGCTGTTCGTTGGTTGACAAGAAATGGAAGCTACCAAGCAGCAAAGTGCTTGCGTTCATAGACTTGGCGGAGAGTCTCAATGACAGCGGTAATCGTGCGCTTGTTTTCAGTCAGTTTACCAGTTTCTTTGAAGAGGTGAGAAAGGCGATGGATAAGGCAAAACTTCCATATCTTTACCTTGACGGAAGCACCCCAATGGCTATACGTGAAAAGTTAGTTAAGGAGTTTCAGTCAGGAAAATGTCCTTTCTTCCTTATCAGTCTGAAGGCTGGAGGATTGGGACTAAATCTTACGGGTGCAAACTATGTTATCCATCTTGATCCATGGTGGAATCCTGCCATCGAACAGCAGGCTACCGACCGCGCTTATCGTATCGGTCAAAAACAGGACGTAACAGTCTATCGTCTAATTAGTCAACACACCATTGAGGAGAAGATACTACGTTTACATAAGACAAAGCGCAACCTTTCAGACTCTCTTCTTGAGGGCTCTGATATCTCTCATGCACTGACGCAGGAAGAACTACTCGAACTGTTACAAGACAATAGATAA
- a CDS encoding GNAT family N-acetyltransferase — protein MIKIEDAQKKQATVIARLIMEAMNHECCQWFAGPNHTLEDFHLLMTRLVGREDSQYSYLNTLVAITETNKIVGICVSYDGAKLRELRKAFIEGALEAFGRDFSGMEDETTAGELYIDSLCVDNSFRGRGLAKQLLEATIEKGRKMNLPTGLLVDTGNPQAERLYHHVGFVYMGDNQWGGHKMKHLQKSL, from the coding sequence ATGATCAAGATTGAAGATGCACAAAAGAAGCAGGCTACAGTGATAGCCCGCTTGATTATGGAGGCTATGAACCACGAGTGTTGTCAGTGGTTTGCAGGTCCTAACCACACCTTAGAAGACTTTCATCTGCTAATGACAAGATTAGTGGGGCGTGAAGACTCGCAATACTCCTATCTTAATACACTTGTAGCAATAACAGAAACAAATAAGATTGTTGGTATCTGCGTCAGCTACGATGGAGCTAAACTTAGAGAGCTAAGAAAGGCTTTCATTGAAGGAGCTTTGGAGGCTTTCGGGCGTGACTTTTCTGGTATGGAGGACGAGACAACAGCTGGTGAACTATATATTGACTCACTTTGTGTTGACAATTCTTTCCGTGGACGAGGGCTTGCTAAGCAGCTACTTGAAGCTACAATAGAGAAAGGAAGAAAGATGAACCTCCCTACTGGATTACTTGTTGACACAGGAAACCCTCAGGCAGAACGACTTTATCACCATGTAGGATTCGTATATATGGGTGATAATCAATGGGGCGGTCATAAGATGAAGCACCTACAAAAGTCACTCTAA
- a CDS encoding DNA/RNA non-specific endonuclease: protein MKHIFLKTIILSLSLLAVACKGEKQRRDFSTLDKPFVESYNNNRSEDTNTSKGKKNANQKNTFEVKQGLEIPIGKANIPSFILYREGYTTSYNAETRTPNWVAWHLTAAHTNGPIKRKDITFQADEEIPAPRVDTYDYMRSGYDRGHMCPAGDNHWSQKAMEQSFLMTNICPQEPALNSGLWNTVEKLCRTWAEQYGDVYIVCGPIYFNRKHKTIGKNKVQVPEAFFKVVLRLKDEPKAIGFICRNASAKGHKKTDYVNTVDEVERFTGMDFFSQLPDNIEQVIESQANIKEWY from the coding sequence ATGAAGCATATATTCCTAAAAACAATCATACTTTCTCTGTCCCTATTGGCTGTTGCATGCAAAGGAGAGAAACAGAGGCGAGATTTCTCAACATTAGACAAACCCTTTGTAGAATCCTATAACAACAATAGGTCTGAAGACACTAATACATCAAAGGGAAAGAAGAATGCGAACCAGAAAAACACATTTGAAGTAAAACAAGGCTTAGAAATTCCTATCGGTAAAGCTAATATTCCGTCTTTCATACTCTATCGTGAGGGCTATACAACATCGTATAACGCAGAAACACGTACGCCTAATTGGGTAGCATGGCATCTGACAGCAGCTCACACAAACGGACCTATTAAGCGCAAGGATATCACCTTCCAAGCAGACGAAGAAATACCAGCACCACGTGTTGACACTTACGATTATATGCGTTCTGGCTACGACCGAGGACACATGTGTCCTGCTGGCGACAACCATTGGAGCCAAAAAGCAATGGAACAGAGCTTCCTAATGACAAATATTTGTCCACAAGAACCAGCGTTGAATAGTGGTTTGTGGAATACAGTAGAAAAGCTTTGTCGAACATGGGCAGAGCAATACGGCGATGTTTATATTGTCTGTGGACCTATCTATTTCAATCGAAAGCATAAGACAATTGGTAAGAATAAAGTGCAAGTGCCAGAGGCTTTCTTCAAAGTTGTCCTCCGACTGAAAGACGAACCGAAGGCTATTGGCTTTATTTGTAGGAACGCATCTGCTAAAGGACACAAGAAGACTGATTACGTCAATACAGTTGACGAGGTAGAACGTTTCACAGGAATGGACTTCTTCTCACAACTTCCTGATAACATTGAACAGGTAATAGAAAGCCAAGCTAATATAAAAGAGTGGTATTAA
- a CDS encoding ATP-dependent DNA helicase, which translates to MVNEELKYRILQNFGFAPTADQLHAVEVFARFMTDRDERAVMILRGSAGTGKTSLAGAIVRTMQELRQKVTLLAPTGRAAKVFSQNANQPAATIHRSIYREKAFTGLDGKFNLNVNLFHDRLFMVDEASMISLSSGNTTFGSGCLLDDLIQYVYNDRNCRMLLVGDKAQLPPVGEEESPALRADVLRAYGLTVYECDLNEVLRQSQDSGILYNATVIRQMITHDEVTQLPKIRFNGFADISIVSGDELIERLASSYSEVGIDETMVITRSNKRTNVFNQGIRNMVLGREEELTTGDMLMVVKNKYKNTPPPSPSINGSLNNATNNVNSLTTQATRQITQLPSGGGKEIEKPALTFIANGDRAVVRRVRNVREFYGFRFADVSLEFPDYNNAEEEMTVILDALMTEAPALTQEQNEQLFQRVLEDYEDIPLKADRMKKVREDEYYNALQVKFGYAITCHKAQGGQWAHIYLDQGYMTDEMLTPDYIHWLYTAFTRATEHLYLVNWPKTQVE; encoded by the coding sequence ATGGTAAATGAAGAACTAAAATATAGGATTTTACAGAACTTCGGATTTGCTCCTACTGCCGACCAGCTACATGCCGTAGAGGTCTTTGCACGCTTTATGACCGACCGTGATGAGCGTGCTGTAATGATTCTCAGAGGTAGTGCTGGTACGGGTAAGACCTCCTTAGCAGGTGCGATCGTGCGTACAATGCAGGAATTACGACAGAAGGTTACACTCTTGGCACCAACTGGTCGTGCCGCAAAAGTATTCTCACAGAATGCCAATCAGCCTGCCGCAACGATTCATCGTTCTATCTATCGGGAAAAAGCATTTACAGGACTTGATGGGAAGTTTAATCTAAATGTCAATCTCTTCCATGACCGTTTGTTTATGGTTGATGAGGCATCTATGATTAGTCTGTCATCAGGTAATACAACGTTCGGCAGTGGTTGCCTACTTGACGACCTTATCCAATATGTTTATAACGACCGTAACTGCCGTATGTTGCTTGTCGGTGACAAAGCACAGCTCCCTCCTGTTGGTGAAGAAGAGAGTCCTGCGCTGCGCGCAGATGTCCTCCGTGCTTATGGTCTGACGGTCTATGAGTGTGATTTAAACGAGGTTCTTCGTCAGAGTCAAGACTCTGGCATCCTCTATAACGCCACCGTTATTCGTCAAATGATAACCCATGACGAGGTTACGCAACTACCAAAGATTCGCTTCAACGGCTTTGCAGACATCTCCATCGTTTCAGGTGATGAACTTATCGAACGACTGGCTTCCAGCTATTCTGAGGTGGGAATCGATGAGACGATGGTTATCACACGCTCCAACAAACGTACTAATGTATTCAATCAAGGTATTCGCAACATGGTTCTTGGACGTGAGGAAGAACTGACAACAGGCGATATGTTGATGGTCGTGAAGAATAAGTATAAGAACACCCCACCCCCTTCTCCATCCATCAATGGCAGCCTCAACAATGCTACAAATAATGTAAACAGCCTTACTACACAAGCGACAAGACAGATTACGCAACTCCCTTCAGGAGGTGGAAAGGAGATAGAAAAACCCGCACTTACCTTCATTGCCAACGGCGACCGAGCTGTTGTGCGTCGTGTTCGCAATGTTCGCGAGTTCTATGGGTTCCGCTTTGCCGATGTGTCACTGGAGTTTCCCGACTATAATAATGCCGAAGAGGAGATGACAGTCATTCTTGATGCACTGATGACAGAAGCCCCCGCCTTAACACAAGAGCAGAACGAACAACTCTTCCAACGTGTGTTGGAGGATTATGAAGACATCCCCTTAAAGGCAGACCGCATGAAAAAGGTGCGCGAAGATGAGTATTATAACGCCCTACAGGTAAAGTTCGGTTATGCTATCACCTGTCATAAAGCACAAGGCGGACAGTGGGCACACATCTATCTTGACCAAGGATATATGACAGATGAGATGCTCACACCCGACTATATTCATTGGCTTTACACCGCTTTCACTCGTGCTACTGAACATCTCTACCTTGTCAACTGGCCCAAAACGCAAGTAGAATAG